Proteins from a single region of Anticarsia gemmatalis isolate Benzon Research Colony breed Stoneville strain chromosome 30, ilAntGemm2 primary, whole genome shotgun sequence:
- the LOC142985644 gene encoding protein LSM12-like translates to MSTVVSDCFTIGSIVATRTCYNENIEGEVLAFDPQTKMLILKCPSSSGNPKRHDVNIVNLSLVSDVQIKKEVTTVPEPPQSLNLHRLNTRVRNSIENKRRLVSALSACLDPEGQRLFMAIARVIDDVSWAGQNIRVYNEVIITPPYKVDNVIGEKDSKPYNYIKKFVERHWRDHRDNLAGNSSQHQ, encoded by the exons ATGTCCACGGTAGTGTCGGACTGCTTCACTATCGGCAGTATAGTAGCGACGCGAACGTGTTATAATGAAAACATAGAAGGAGAAGTTTTAGCTTTCGATCCACAAACGAAGATGCTAATTCTCAAATGTCCATCATCTAGCGGTAATCCTAAACGCCACGATGTGAATATTGTGAATCTATCGTTGGTGAGTGATGTGCAAATCAAGAAAGAAGTGACCACAGTTCCAGAACCACCTCAGAGTCTCAACTTGCACAGACTAAATACAAGAGTTCGAAATTCAATAGAGAATAAGAGAAGACTA GTATCAGCATTATCAGCATGCCTGGACCCTGAGGGGCAGCGGCTGTTCATGGCGATCGCGCGCGTCATTGACGACGTGTCCTGGGCCGGACAGAACATACGTGTCTACAATGAAGTTATTATTACACCCCCATATAAG GTGGACAACGTAATAGGCGAAAAAGACTCAAAACCTTACAATTATATAAAGAAATTCGTTGAACGTCACTGGCGCGACCACCGCGACAACCTCGCGGGGAACTCCAGTCAGCAccaataa